The Pan troglodytes isolate AG18354 chromosome 6, NHGRI_mPanTro3-v2.0_pri, whole genome shotgun sequence genomic sequence GACCTAGACTTAGAGAAGAAGGCTGCATTACAGTGGTTCAACCAGGCCTTGGAGGACAAGAGTGGTAAGGAGCACAGATCGTTGCACACTCGAGAGGTTTCAGGTGtctgttttctttggttttattttggtgTTTGGAAAAATGGGTTTCTCTGGGAAAATCCCAAGTAGGGTTCCATGTTTTCTTGTGGTCTTTCTCACCTGAGATATCCGTGTTGGTCTTCACGGGAACTGGACAGCAGGGACCACTGCAATTGAGGGCAGACATTCCTCCATGAGCTGTGCTGAGAGCCTGCTCTCCAACAGGCATGTGGAAAGAAGTCCCAGACAAGCCAGGACTgcttcacctttctttctttcttagatgCTGCCTCGAACTCTGTCACTGAGACCCCACCTATCACTCAGCCTTCATTTACCTTTACCCTGCCTGCTGCTGCAActgcctccccacccacctccctcctggccccaagcacCAACCCACTGTTAGAGAGCTTGAAGAAGATGCAGACTCCCCCGagcctgccaccctgcccaggTGAGCTGGAGTGGGGCCGTGGATCCAGCCTTCTGAGCAGCATCCCCGGCTTGGGTTGGAATAAGGGCGTCGTGCCTGTCAGTCGCTGGAGATTGCTCTGCAGGCCGAACGCACCCTGGCTCAGCACACTGGAGCGGGCTCACGTTTAACAGCGCCGGAGCCCGCATCAGGAAGTGTTAGAGAAGGGGTGCTGCGGCGCTCAGGATCTGAAGCCTGGCTCGTAGCTGCCCTGAGCCTCGCCTTCCTCATCTGTCAGATGAGAATGATCTTCCCGGTGCAGCACCTCTGAAGTGTGAATGTGGTGGCGTGGTCAGGATATCCTTGCCTGTCAGAACCACCGGTCCAGAACAGCACTGCTTCCTTTCCCTCCAGCACTTCGAGGGCTGCTGGTGTTCCTGCCCCAGGCCTTCACGGCACTGCGCGCGCACACCTCTTTATCAGACAGTAACCTGGGGTTCGTACGCACCCTCCTTGCTCAAGGGCAGAGACTTCCCCATTCATAGTTGCGTGCTCTTAGCGCCTGGCAGGTGAGCTTAGTAGGCAAATAAAGTGTATCTAGATTCATACATGAACTTCAGAGTTCAGACAATTGGACTGTCTTAGTCTCTACACATTAGGCCCCCATTTAGGCCCCATTTTATCCCTTTCTGTCTGATGATCTGTGAGGTAGAAATAATGAACACTTCCTTGATTTACTGTACAGGCCTGTAGTGTAGACTTAGCTGAGTTTATTGACTGACTCTTGGATCCCAGGCTCTGTGGTAGGCATGGGGAGGACACTGAAATACTGAATACCATCATCTTTGAAGTGTTTATTCcaatttcacattttctattcTTCTTCCAGAATCTGCTGGAGCAGCAACCACTGAGGCCCCCTCACCTCCAAAGACACCCAGCCTCCTACCCCCGCTGGGTTTATCACAGTCAGGGCCGCCAGGGCCgctccccagcccctcctttgACTCCAAACCCCCGACCACTTTGCTGGGGCTGATCCCTGCTCCATCCATGGTACCAGCCACTGACACCAAGGCACCTCCAACCCTTCAGGCAGAGACGGCTACCAAACCCCAAGCCACATCTGCCCCGTCCCCCGCCCCCAAGCAAAGCTTCCTGTTTGGAACACAGAACACCTCACCTTCCAGCCCTGCCGCCCCTGCTGCATCTTCAGCATCTCCCATGTTCAAGCCCATTTTCACGGCCCCACCCAAGAGTGAGAAGGAAGGCCCCACACCGCCTGGCCCTTCAGTCACAGCCACAGCGCCCTccagctcctccctccccactaccaCCAGCACCACAGCCCCGACCTTCCAGCCTGTCTTTAGCAGCATGGGGCCACCTGCATCTATGCCCTTGCCTGCTCCCTTCTTCAAGCAGACAACTACTCCCACCACTGCTCCCACCACAACTGCCCCGCTCTTCTCTGGCCTGGCCAGCGCCACCTCTGCTGTGGCTCCCATCACCTCTGCCAGTCCATCCACAGACTCTGCTTCGAAGCCTGCGTTTGGCTTTGGCATAAACAGTGTGAGCAGCAGCAGTGTGAGTACCACGACCAGCACCGCCACTGCTGCCTCACAGCCTTTCCTCTTCGGGGCGCCCCAGGCCTCTGCTGCCAGCTTCACCCCGGCCATGGGCTCCATATTCCAGTTTGGCAAACCTCCTGCCCTGCCCACAACCACCACAGTCACCACCTTCAGCCAGTCCCTGCCCACTGCTGTGCCAACGGCCACCAGCAGCAGCGCTGCCGACTTTAGTGGTTTTGGCAGCACCCTCGCCACCTCCGCCCCGGCCACCAGCAGCCAGCCCGCTCTGACGTTCAGTAACATGAGCACCCCAACGTTCAACATTCCCTTTGGCTCAAACGCCAAGTCCCCACTCCCATCATATCCAGGAGCCAACCCCCAGCCCGCATTTGGGGCCGCTGAGGGGCAGCCACCGGGGACCGCCAAGCCAGCCCTTACCCCCAGCTTTGGCAGCTCTTTCACTTTTGGAAACTCTGCAGCCCCGGCCCCGGCTACTGCACCCACACCTGCATCTGCGTCCACGATCAAGATCGTGCCTGCGCACGTGCCTACGCCCATCCAGCCTACCTTTGGCGGTGCCACGCACTCGGCGTTTGGGTTGAAAGCCACGGCTTCGGCCTTCGGCACTCCCGCCAGCTCACAGCCCGCCTTTGGCGGCTCCACTGCTGTCTTCTCCTTCGGTGCAGCCACCAGCTCCGGCTTTGGAGCCACCACCCAGACTGCCAGCAGCGGGAGCAGCAGCTCGGTGTTTGGCAGCACAACACCATCACCCTTCACGTTTGGGGGTTCGGCAGCCCCCGCTGGCAGTGGGAGCTTTGGGATCAACGTGGCCACCCCAGGCTCCAGCGCCACCGCCGGAGCTTTCAGCTTTGGAGCAGGACAGAGTGGGAGCACAGCCACCTCCACCCCCTTCGCAGGGGGCTTAGGTCAGAACTCCCTGGGCACCACCAGCCAGAGCACACCGTTTGCCTTCAACGTGGGCAGCACAACTGAGAGCAAACCTGTGTTTGGAGGTAAGGAGGGTCGTGGACTTGGGCTACGGGGCCAGACACTGAAAAGCTGTGCCTGCGAAGCCTGTGGTCTCGGGGAGCTTTTGCTGTGGCAGTGAAGAGACAGGCACTGAATATAGAACTCAGTGAGATGCCAGGGCATGATACATGTTTTGCTAACGTAGTAATGACTGGAGGAGCCATTGTGGATTTAACTGGTCAAAGGCCTTCTGAGTACTTAACAATTGTAAGCTGAAggttgggcgtagtggctcacgcttgtaatcccaatattttgggaggccaaggagggtggatcacttgaggacaggagttcaagaccagcctgggcaacttggcgaaaccctgtgtctactaaaaataccaaaaaattagccgggcgtggtggtacccacctgtaatcccagctgctcgggaggctgaggcacaagaatgtttcaacccaggaggtggaggtggcagtgagccaagatcatgccacactgtactctggcctaggtgacagagcaagactgtctcaaacaagcGTAAGCTGagtatgggggtggggtgggggtgggcacaGCACAAGTGGACATGCCTTTCAGGCCCAGGATGGCGcatgcaaaggcccagaggcagaAACATGTTTGGTATGTTGAAGAGCAGAACAAAGACAAGCGTGGCAGGAGGGCAGGAACTAAAGCAGTGGTGTGGAAGGAGGCCAAGAGGCAAGGATTGTTTGTGGCCAGGGTTGGGTGTTTGGGTCTTAAGTGTTCAGGAAAACCATTGCAGAATCAGGCAGAAGGATGCAGTGATGGTTCCTCCCGTGTGGAAGATGAGTGTAGATCCATGGCTTCTGTTTGCTTCGTGAAGTAGGAGAGAAAATCTGGGAGAGGGAAGGTCGGGATAAAGTGTATTAAAAAAGGGGTCTTTTGAAATAGTCATTTTGGACAGTGGGGGAAAGGAACATCATATTAAAAAGTGTGATCAGTTTCCAGGCAGTTTGTGGGCTGGAAAATTGTGATTGTGAAGTTAAAGTGAGGCCAGTTAGCATGGCGTGTGTTTCCCAGCGACACTGTGGGTGTAGATCTAAGGTCAGTGGACAGCTGGTGCCACCCGGCTGTGGAGACCCCAGCAAGCACAGCAGGAGGGGCAGCGGGTCAGTGCCCCGATGCAGCTCAGGGGGTGCAGGAGTGGAGAGCGGGTGAAGTCAGCTGCAGGAGGGGTGGTGCCTGCAGGAGATTCAGGAGCCGGAGCAGTTGTGGTGACAGTGTGGCTgcaggagtggtggcaggggTCGGGGAGAGGAGGTCATGGGGGTGGCAGGGTCGAGGGGCTGAGAGGACCATCAGTCAGCCCCACAGGGCGAAGTCACCGTGAGTGGTGATGGggaggaagccagtgagccaaggGTCCTCTGTGATCAGGGAGTGACCTGGCAGTTGACAGGTGACATGAGGACATGGCAGATTAAAGTGATCTGAACCTGAGTTACGGTAtttagggaaggaagagaaacagtGTGGAAGCAGCGTGGGAGCACAGGGAGCTTCCCCTTGTCCGGGCCGGAGGCCAAGCCCTGAGAGCAGCCAACCCTGCAGAGGGGCTGCCAGAGAGGGCATCGGGCAGGCAGCCAGAGCCAGTCAGGGCAAGGCCGGGGAAGGGAGGGGACCACGGGGCATCACAAAAGACGCGGGACGGACAAACCAGGCTTCAGAGGGGAGGGGACGGTGGCTAGGGGGAAAAGGCCTGAACAGAGGAGGTAGCCAGCCCAGGTACGCTAGGAGGCGGGGGCCCCAGAGTACTACCCTCTGTAGCGATGGTCAGGAGGCCCAGGAGGTGGCTGCGGGGCAGGGGGGCTTTTTCTCTGCCCTGGCGTGGCCATTAGCGGGTGGGAGAAGCAGGCTGAGCTGGGGCACCAGGCATGAAGACTCGGTTGTCTGGCTCAGCTGCTGATGGAGGAGTGCCCCAGAAGCAGAAGTGGGGCTGAGGGTCCCGTGGGAAGTGCCCTGCGGAGCACAGGCTCCTGCCCGGCTCCTCGCCTGCCTCTGCCCTCTGCTCACTGGCCAGCTCTCTGTTCTCTTCATTCCAGGCACCGCCACCCCCACCTTTGGTCAGAACACCCCTGCGCCTGGAGTGGGCACATCGGGCAGCAGCCTCTCCTTTGGGGCATCCTCAGCACCCGCCCAAGGCTTTGTTGGTGTTGCACCTTTCGGTAAGCAGCAAGCCACCCTGTGGCCCTGCTCGTCTGTCTGAGGAGAGGTTGGGCGGGGTGGCAGGCTCCTGGCCCTCTGAGGCCCCGTGAAGATCAGGTTCAGCACAGGAAAGACATTTCGGGTTAGGAGTACAGCACAGCCCAGGGATGGGAGTTGGATGGCAGAGATCAGAGAGGAGCTGTCCGGGGTGGAAGTTTGCCTCCCATGGGAAGCCAGGTAAAAATGGATTCGTGGGCCTCGCTCTGAGACTCTCTGGGAGTTTGCATTTCAGGAGGCTCCTCCCGTACAGTGTTTCTGACGCAGCGGGGAAAGCCCTATTGAGGCACCCTGTGTTTTATTACTGGCCTGGCCTTCCAGAGATTTGGGCACCCAGAGCCAGAGTCTCAGGTAGCAGCTGCCCTGATGAGGTCTTGTTGAATCTTTCCAGGATCGGCGGCCCCTTCATTTTCCATTGGTGCAGGATCCAAGACCCCAGGGGCTCGACAGCGACTGCAGGCCCGAAGGCAGCACACCCGCAAAAAGTAGCCTTTGTCCCCTGTCCctgttccccccacccccccttcCCTAAATCTGGACCTTGGCACCTGCTAGGAAGAGCCTTGGACCCTTCCAGTTGCGTAAAGCAAACCTACCCCGGATCTCTGGCTTCAGCTGCCAGGGGGTAGTGGCAGCCCTGGGGCCCTTTCCCTTCTCCTGGAGGAAGCACAAGCCTCAGGGATGGGGAAGCAGGATGCGGAGGGCCAAAGCCCGGGACCTCTACTTGAACAGTTCCACTGGGGAGGCTGGAGAACTAAGGAAACACCTGTACATAGTGTCCGCTGCCCTGACTCCGGCTTAGCACACCCTTAGGCAGGCGCCCCTTCCACCTTTCCCCGAGAGCCGTCGTCGCTGGAGGGTGCAGGGTCCAGCCCGCCTGGATCGGTGGTGTGCACCTGATGGGATTTGGGAAATGGGTTATCCCTAAAGCTTTATCTTGCTTGGCTTAGCTGTGAGAAGTGGTTCTTTTCCTCTGGTCCCTTCTGGGGActctgtttccccatttcttgctgCTGTGTCCCTCACCGGTTCCTTGCAGGATTCCCTCCTTTTTAAATGCCCTTGAATCTAGCTTTGCCTTGGAGACCCCAGTGGGTGCTGCTCCTGCCGTTTTCTTCCTGCCAGGCCTGAATCAATGTTTCATCTCCAACCCTCTGCCAGTTTGGCCCCTCAGAGCTTGGTGGCTCAAGACTGTTAGCCTGGCAGAGCCAGGGGTGAGATACCTCGCTCCAGGAAGAAGCTCTTGGAGCAGGCAGGATGCCCACCGCTGCTTCAGCTGCCTCCTCGCCCAGCTACCCTTTGGCCCCATTGGGCCCTCGTCTGCCTCTCCAGGATTGTATGTTTCAAGCCTTGTCCTGTGTTCCTTTGTCTGACGCTCTGTGTATTGCTCTTTGAATCGAGTTTGGAGGAAGAGTTGAGTTGTATGAGTGGCGGCATGTTGGTAGTGCCGGACTTCCTGTTTCAAGTTTTCTGGGGCCTCGCTAATTGAATGTGGAAAGTAGCACCACTTGACGGCTACAAGTGCCGACTCCTGAATTTTCCCATGGTGTTCTGACTTCAAGGGCTGGCAGCCAGGGAGAATGGGCCCAGGGGAAGCAAAGACCTCTTCCCTCTGCTGTTTCTGTCCCACTTAACTGACCTCACTGGAGGCTACATCACCCAAAGTAGATGTTAGAAAACCTAAATTAAtgaaccatatttttaaaatcctatttttcCCAAACAGGGCCCTCTGCAGCCCATCCTTTCCTTCTGTCCTTCTGAAACCACATACCCCAGGCCCAAGCGCCTTGCTGCCACGCCCAACCTCTTTGGGAGAAGTATGAATGCGTGTGtctaaattgaaagaaaaaaatatttaaacgttttttaacaaaaatttatttttgtatttaagctAAATTGCCTTTTAAATTCCTTCAAGCTTGGTTCATTGAGGTGGTTAAGTATAAATGCTATTAACTAGGAATTAGCTGTATAGTTAAGTTATGCCTGTGCAAAGAAGAGGCTCAAATGCTGTCCCCGGCAGCTTTCCTGGGGGACTAGAGCTCCTTCTGGCCATGTTATATGAaatgtaattcttattttataaataatgtgaTGTAGATGTAACCGGTGCCCCCTCCCTGTTGTGACTGAGGGCGAGTGTTATACCTGGCTGCGTGTGCAGCTGAGGAGGGAGTGAACCTCAAGCCTAAATACCTGTTAGGATTGGAGGGTCAGGGTGGGCCTGGGCCTAGCAATCAAGCTTCTACCTGTACCTTACGTAAGGTAGACCCTCCTAGTGTCAGTACCTGAGCTAGTTTACCTCAGTTCCGCAGGCAGGACAGCCGGTCCAGGAAccctgagtgagtgagtgtggatgtgtaCAGTACACACACTGGACGGCAGCGGGAGGCTGGGACTTTCCATTACAAATAAATAGAGACTTCATTCCTGTTGAGTCTAGTTGGAATTTTTAGTGAGTCTAGTTGGAATTTTTAGTATGAATGTGAGATTTTTCTCCTGCTTGTgacattaagaataaaaaactgTGATCTATCATAGAGTACattctgcattttatttctgCAGGCAACACTTTTGCTCACCAGCAAGAACACAGCCCAAGGAAGGGACCCAATAACCTTTCAAAATGCAAACTGCTGCCTGCGGTGAGGGCCCAGGGTCCTCCACGGAGAGGACAGGCATCTTCCTTTCCCACCAGGAAGGAGTCAGCCTGGAGCCTCTGCTATGTGCAAGGCGGTGTGCAAGCACCGGCTGCGGCTCTTTgctgtctcttctttctctttggggctgggctgggtgtgCGTTCTGGTGCTGATGCTTTGGCCTGTGAGGCTGAGCTAGAGAAGTGTAGATGTTAGATGTGCCGGTGCCATCCTGTGCCTCCCAAGCATGCCCCCACTCACTCACCTCGGCACCTCGACCCATTCAATTACAGCAACGAAGAAGCCACCGCTAAGCGTGGTCTTGGGGGAGGCCCGGAGGCAGTGCTCGGCACCCGGGAACGTGCTCAGGCCTCGGTGGGGCCAGGCAGGCAGGGCGGGAGCTAGCCTGCAAGAGAAACAGCCCCAATGCTGGGTAAGAGAGCAGTTCACCCCATCCCCCCCTCCACGACCCTGGCGCACGCCCTGTACCTGAAGGCACCCGGGTTCTGCTGCAGCGCATCTCGTACCATGTCTTCATTCTCCTCCTGGCAGAGGGAGCACATGGAGTAGACGAGCCGCTGCAGGGAAGGGAAAGTGAGCGCGTGGCACAGGGCTCGCTGCTGGAACCCTGCCAGGGCATGCAGACGCGCCGGGCTAGGTGTCCCTGCCCCGGGCTCCTCCAGCTGTCTGCTCGGCATACCTAAGGAAAAGCGTGTCTCGGTTACACAGCTTCACAGGCTGCCTCAGTCCTGAAATCCTCACTTCACAGAGAACTTTTGCTCCAGGGTCCCAAGCCCATTAAAGTGTCAGAACTAAGACCAAAACAAATGACTCCAGGTCTAAGCTGCTGTGGACCTCCGAGTCCCTCAGCCACGCCTTCTCACCATCTCACCCGAGCCACTGCAGGAAGGATCCAGCAGGACATAGTGGACCTCACGATAGCGCGGATCTAAGGGGGAGACCGCCAGGAAGTCCTCCTCAGCCAGCTCACAGCAGGAGACGCCAGCCCGGGCCAGCAGCGTGGCCATGGATGCCAGCCGCTTGGCATCCAGGTCAAAGGCAAAGATCTTCCTagggcagagggcagagcagGGGTGAACTGAGCATGCGTGGAGCAGCTAAGGGCCTGTCACAGCTGACACAGACAACCAGAACATGCAGGTTAAGCCAGGACACACAATATTGAAACGGCCTATGTTTAAGGGGCCCAGGGTCAGAGGTAACTGGCCTGGGGTCTCTGCCTCAAGGGCTAAGGGATCCACATCTCACACCTGCAGTGGGGAAAGCTTAGCTTGGGGCAAATACCGTGAACTGCTTTGGTGCAGCAGGAAAGAGTTAAGCAAAAGTCATCCTTTCAGCCTTTACCCACTGAAAGGCACAAAATCAAACCCCAtgtcctcctcctgctcctgacTGCGGCACTCACCCTTGGTTCTTCAGAAGAGCAGCCAAGTGACTGGTCTTATTGCCTGGGGCGGCACAGGCATCGATGACATGGGAGCCTGGCGGGGGGTCCAGCAGCATGGCTGGGAGACAGCTGGCCTGGCAGGCAGAGCACAGGGGCCAGGTAAACAGAGACCCCAGGCTAGGCCCTTCCCGTGCCTACACATTCTTCCCTTTTCTATTCCTCTTGCCTACCCTGTCCTGCAGAATGAGGTGTCCGGCCCGGTACAGTGGGTGTTCACGCAGATCTGTCTGGGTGGGAAACACCAGCAGCTCCGGCATCAAGGGGTCCAGGAGAAAATGCTTCCCCTTGAGGGCTCATAAGTCATCGAGGCTGCCAGGGAAGAACCATTCATTCATCATTTCCTGAATTTCTCCCTGCCAGGCCCCATTTCAACGGTCCATTCATGCAACAAATGTTACCACAGCTACGGAGAAATTAACAGGGTGATAAGGGAATCCGGGAATCCGCAGTTGAGGGAATGGGTTGTCAAGCCAGACTGATGGGTCAGGAGCCCCCTCTACTGTTTACCAGCAGTGGGAGCCTGGGCAAGTGATTCAATCTCAAGCCCCACTGGCATCTCTGTAAAATAGTAggtgtgaggattcaatgagccAATATATCCAAGATACTTACGTGCcacaatttaataaatgttagctattcctGTTGAAGCATAACCTTGGAGAAAGGTTACTTTACAGGGGGGTGAGGAGTGGGGAAGTGAGAGCTGAGCTCATTCTTGATGGATGAGGAGTTAGTCATGTGAGGCGCTTAGGTTAAAACTACATTCATTATAACTCAGTAAAGGAGTCCCGCCCACTCTCCGATCCATGCAGAAATAGGCCTAGAGAGTCACATGTCTCAGTTCAGAAATCTAtcaaagtggcagagctggaattcaaacacAAGCAGCCGTTCTCTGCTATTCCACCCTGGTGTCCAAGCAACATGGTAGGGCAGAAGGAAGAGGATCTTACAAAGAgtaggggaaagggagaggggcAGAGGCTGCTTCTCAGAGCCACCAAAGGACAAAATAAGACAGGTGTGAGCCCAGTGGAGGAGGCACGGGGCAGGGACCAGCCACTGTTGCTGGCATGCTGGTGCACGTAGCACCGTGGCAGATGGACCTGGAGAGGAAGCAGGAGGGACAGCACAATGGAGCCAAGAAAGGACTTagcatggccgggcgcggtggttcatgcctgtaatcccagcattttgggaggccaaggtgggcagatcacctgaggtcaggagtttgagaccagcctggccaacatggagaaatcccgtctctactaaaaatacaaaattagccaggcatggtgctgcatgcctgcaatcctgtagggaaaagaaagagagatcagactgttactgtgtctatgtagaaagggaagacataagaaattCAATTTTGACCTGTACCTTGAACAATTGGTTGGCTGAGATGCTGTTAATTTGTGACTTTGCCTCAGCCACTTTGCCCCAAAtttgagctcacaaaaacatgtgttgtatggaatcaaggtttaaaGGATCTAGGGCTGTGAAGGACATGCCTtgttaataaaatgtttacaagcagtatgcttggtaaaagtcttcgccattctctagtctcaataaaccagagGCACAATGTACTGTGAaaagctgcagggacctctgccctggaaagccaggtattgtccaaggttctccccatgtgatagtctgaaatatagcctcatgggatgagaGGCCGtgccccagcccgacacccgtaaagggtctgtgctgaggtggattagtaaaagaggaaagccttgcagttgagatagaggaaggccactgtcccCTGCCTGCCccgggaactgaatgtctcggtataaaacccgattgtacatttgttcaattctgagataggagaaaaaccaccctatggcgggaggcgagacatgttggcagcaatgctgccttgttgTTCTTTACTCCACAGATGTTTGGgcggagagaaacataaatctggcctacgtgcacatccaggcatagtacctccctttgaacttaattatgacatagattcttttgctcacatgtttttttgctgaccttctccttattatcaccctgctctcctaccgCATTCCTTGTGctgagataatgaaaataataatcaataaaaactgagggaactcagagaccagtgctggtgcaggtccttggtatgctAAGTGCCAgtctcctgggcccactgttgtttctctatactttgtctctgtgtcttatttcttttctcagtctcttgtccCACCTGATGAGATATCCCACAgatgtggaggggcaggccaccccttcataatcccagctactcaggaggctgaggcaggagaatcgcttgaacccaggaggcagaggttgcggtgagccgagatcgcaccagggcactccatccagcctggggaacgagcaaaactctctcaaaaaaaaaaaaaaaaaaaaaaaaaaaaaaacttagcagaGGAGTAATGCATCAGATCTGCCTTTAGAGCTTCCTACAGTCAACCTCAAGGAAAACGCAGTGAGACAGtctggaagcagagagaccagtctgggaagtTCTTGTGGTCATCCCAATAAGAAATGAGTGCTTAACCTAGGCAGTGTCCGGGGGAATTAAGAGAAAGGAGtggaggccgggcactgtggctcacgcctgtaatcccagcactgtgggaggccaagatgggcagatcacctgacgtcaggagtttgagaccagcctggtcaacatggtgaaacctcatctctactaaaaatacaaaaattagctggacatggtggtgggagcctctaatcccagctacgcaggaggctgaggaaggagcatTGCATGAACCTTGGaggtagtgaaccaagatcatgccactgcactccagcctcggtgagagtgacagagcgagactcagtcctaaaaaaaaaaaaaaaaggagtggagCTGAGAAAGATGCTCAAGGTGGAGGAGTAAATGattggagggaggggaaggaagcacCTAGGATGACTCCGTTTCTGGCTTGACCAAATGGGTGGAAAACGGTGACATCTGTTAGATTAAACTGGGGATGTACTAAGTGTAAAGTCTGAGAGGAAAGATGACAAATGCAGCGACTGTGGCATCTGTGGTGCATTCATATGAACCTAAGGAGGGAAGAATGCAAGAGGGAAGTCTACACTGGGCGGTGAGAATCACcaggtgggaggcaggagctaAAGTTAGAGAAAAAACGGAGAGCTCCGGAAGAATGTAGGATGGGGCTCCTAGGAGTTCGATGTTTAAGGGATGCGAGGAAAACAAACCTTGGAGATGGAGAAACTGCTGGAAAGGTAGGAACAAAGCCCAGAGAGCAAAGTCACAACTATCCAACCACTTCTCTTCCCAGTACCCCAGACACCTCCCTAGATGAGGACAGCCAGGGCTCTAAGCTCTCACCTGGAAGCCCGACCCTGATAGGAGAAACCTTGTTTCTTGAAATAACTACATAAACGGAGCAGGTCTTGAGAGTGTTCACACGCACAAATCGAGGCAGCTGGGAGGCTAGGTAGGACGCAATGAGCAGTGAGTAGGCAGGAGCAAAGTTCCCCACCTCCCCCGCCCCTCAACTCCTTCCAGCTCACCTGGACCAGGCCTGGATCCCACTTCCAACAGGTCCTCATTCCAGCTCACACCCTGAAGAACCTTGAGCCAAGCCAACTCAACACCTCGCCTGGTGCCGGCCCAACAGAGCCTTCCATTGGCCCCCACCCCCTCGAAAGCCCTTTCCCAACAACTCATACACTAGCACCTGGGAATGAGGGATCAAAGACAAAAACGCCCTAAGCAAGAAGTATGAATGCCTTAGAACTAACTCTAATAGAGCCCGGGCACCGGAATGGCTAAAGAGATCACCTGACTAGATGGTTACAGATAAAGGCGGGGTACCTTACTCAAGACCACACCAGAAATTAACTACACAACAGGATCGGAACCTGGCGTCTCGCTTCCCAGCCTTAGACCCTTTCCCCACAGATGTTCACCAGTAGACCTCTGCACCCAACTTCTTGCCAACATTACCCTTTCGTGGGTGtgggtttggggtttttgtttttttttagaatggggtctagctctgtcgcccaggctgaagtgcagtggccacatcacagctcactgcagcttcgaactcctgggctcaagtgatcctcccccctcagccttccaagtagctgggaccacaggtgcgcgccGCCACGCCCGACTTCCTTACAGTCTCCGCTA encodes the following:
- the LOC745060 gene encoding nuclear envelope pore membrane protein POM 121C isoform X1, with protein sequence MSPAAAAAGAGERRRPIASVRDGRGRGCGGPAGAALLVLSLVGLLLYLVPAAAALAWLAVGTTAAWWGLSREPRGSRPLSSFVQKARHRRTLFASPPAKSTANGNLLEPRTLLEGPDPAELLLMGSYLGKPGPPQPAPAPEGQDLRNRPGRRPPARPAPRSTPPSPPTHRVHHVYPSLPTPLLRPSGRPSPRDRGTLPDRFVITPRRRYPIHQAQYSCLGVLPTVCWNGYHKKAVLSPRNSRMVCSPVTVRIAPPDRRFSRSAIPEQIISSTLSSPSSNAPDPCAKETVLSALKEKKKKRTVEEEDQIFLDGQENKRRRHDSSGSGHSAFEPLVASGVPASFVPKPGSLKRGLNSQSSDDHLNKRSRSSSMSSLTGAYTSGIPSSSRNAITSSYSSTRGISQLWKRNGPSSSPFSSPASSRSQTPERPAKKIREEELCHHSSSSTPLAADKESQGEKAADTTPRKKQNSNSQSTPGSSGQRKRKVQLLPSRRGEQLTLPPPPQLGYSITAEDLDLEKKAALQWFNQALEDKSDAASNSVTETPPITQPSFTFTLPAAATASPPTSLLAPSTNPLLESLKKMQTPPSLPPCPESAGAATTEAPSPPKTPSLLPPLGLSQSGPPGPLPSPSFDSKPPTTLLGLIPAPSMVPATDTKAPPTLQAETATKPQATSAPSPAPKQSFLFGTQNTSPSSPAAPAASSASPMFKPIFTAPPKSEKEGPTPPGPSVTATAPSSSSLPTTTSTTAPTFQPVFSSMGPPASMPLPAPFFKQTTTPTTAPTTTAPLFSGLASATSAVAPITSASPSTDSASKPAFGFGINSVSSSSVSTTTSTATAASQPFLFGAPQASAASFTPAMGSIFQFGKPPALPTTTTVTTFSQSLPTAVPTATSSSAADFSGFGSTLATSAPATSSQPALTFSNMSTPTFNIPFGSNAKSPLPSYPGANPQPAFGAAEGQPPGTAKPALTPSFGSSFTFGNSAAPAPATAPTPASASTIKIVPAHVPTPIQPTFGGATHSAFGLKATASAFGTPASSQPAFGGSTAVFSFGAATSSGFGATTQTASSGSSSSVFGSTTPSPFTFGGSAAPAGSGSFGINVATPGSSATAGAFSFGAGQSGSTATSTPFAGGLGQNSLGTTSQSTPFAFNVGSTTESKPVFGGTATPTFGQNTPAPGVGTSGSSLSFGASSAPAQGFVGVAPFGSAAPSFSIGAGSKTPGARQRLQARRQHTRKK
- the LOC745060 gene encoding nuclear envelope pore membrane protein POM 121C isoform X2, with translation MVCSPVTVRIAPPDRRFSRSAIPEQIISSTLSSPSSNAPDPCAKETVLSALKEKKKKRTVEEEDQIFLDGQENKRRRHDSSGSGHSAFEPLVASGVPASFVPKPGSLKRGLNSQSSDDHLNKRSRSSSMSSLTGAYTSGIPSSSRNAITSSYSSTRGISQLWKRNGPSSSPFSSPASSRSQTPERPAKKIREEELCHHSSSSTPLAADKESQGEKAADTTPRKKQNSNSQSTPGSSGQRKRKVQLLPSRRGEQLTLPPPPQLGYSITAEDLDLEKKAALQWFNQALEDKSDAASNSVTETPPITQPSFTFTLPAAATASPPTSLLAPSTNPLLESLKKMQTPPSLPPCPESAGAATTEAPSPPKTPSLLPPLGLSQSGPPGPLPSPSFDSKPPTTLLGLIPAPSMVPATDTKAPPTLQAETATKPQATSAPSPAPKQSFLFGTQNTSPSSPAAPAASSASPMFKPIFTAPPKSEKEGPTPPGPSVTATAPSSSSLPTTTSTTAPTFQPVFSSMGPPASMPLPAPFFKQTTTPTTAPTTTAPLFSGLASATSAVAPITSASPSTDSASKPAFGFGINSVSSSSVSTTTSTATAASQPFLFGAPQASAASFTPAMGSIFQFGKPPALPTTTTVTTFSQSLPTAVPTATSSSAADFSGFGSTLATSAPATSSQPALTFSNMSTPTFNIPFGSNAKSPLPSYPGANPQPAFGAAEGQPPGTAKPALTPSFGSSFTFGNSAAPAPATAPTPASASTIKIVPAHVPTPIQPTFGGATHSAFGLKATASAFGTPASSQPAFGGSTAVFSFGAATSSGFGATTQTASSGSSSSVFGSTTPSPFTFGGSAAPAGSGSFGINVATPGSSATAGAFSFGAGQSGSTATSTPFAGGLGQNSLGTTSQSTPFAFNVGSTTESKPVFGGTATPTFGQNTPAPGVGTSGSSLSFGASSAPAQGFVGVAPFGSAAPSFSIGAGSKTPGARQRLQARRQHTRKK